In the genome of Paracoccus sp. MBLB3053, one region contains:
- the panC gene encoding pantoate--beta-alanine ligase: MSAPIVRTLSELGSRIDAWKAEGEIIGVVPTMGALHDGHLSLVTAAKAQCDRVIVTLFVNPRQFNNPDDFAKYPRTEAADAELLGPLLVDALFVPDAAEVYPSSHTTIVSVGGISAPLEGVHRPGHFDGVATVVALLLNMTRADRAYFGQKDWQQLQLVRRMVNDLKMPVEIAACPSVRDADGLALSSRNLRLSPQARRLAAALPATLFAASSQIEAGEPTEPVLAAARTRLAEAGLGPLEYLELRDAETLGEPRPGHPARLLVAIWLDGVRLIDNVGVGLREAG; encoded by the coding sequence ATGAGCGCACCGATCGTTCGCACCCTTTCCGAGCTGGGATCGCGCATCGACGCATGGAAGGCCGAGGGCGAGATCATCGGGGTGGTCCCGACCATGGGTGCGCTGCATGACGGGCATCTGAGCCTTGTCACGGCCGCCAAGGCGCAATGCGACCGGGTCATCGTCACGCTGTTCGTCAATCCGCGCCAGTTCAACAACCCTGACGACTTCGCGAAATACCCGAGGACCGAGGCTGCCGACGCCGAATTGCTGGGGCCACTGCTTGTCGACGCACTTTTCGTCCCCGATGCGGCCGAGGTCTATCCTTCCAGTCATACGACAATCGTGTCCGTCGGCGGGATAAGCGCGCCGCTGGAAGGCGTGCATCGCCCCGGACATTTCGACGGCGTGGCAACGGTGGTCGCGCTTTTGCTGAACATGACCCGCGCCGACAGGGCCTATTTCGGCCAGAAAGACTGGCAGCAGTTGCAACTTGTGCGTCGCATGGTGAACGATCTGAAGATGCCGGTCGAGATCGCCGCGTGCCCCAGCGTGAGAGACGCGGACGGTCTCGCGCTTTCGTCCCGCAACCTGCGGCTTTCCCCCCAGGCGCGTCGCCTTGCCGCCGCGCTCCCTGCCACTCTTTTCGCGGCATCTAGCCAGATCGAGGCCGGTGAGCCGACAGAACCGGTGCTGGCCGCCGCCCGCACGCGCCTGGCCGAGGCCGGGTTGGGGCCGCTGGAATATCTGGAGCTTCGCGATGCGGAAACCCTGGGTGAACCACGGCCTGGGCATCCCGCGCGGTTGCTTGTGGCGATCTGGCTGGACGGTGTCAGACTGATCGACAATGTCGGGGTCGGTCTTCGCGAAGCGGGTTGA